ATCCTTCCTTCAGAATTTATTCAATTTTACGGCAGTCATCCGGATGAGAAGGAGAAGCTTTTCAAACATTTTCAATCTTTGCTTCCTTTCACGTATTGGAAACCGACAAATTCCACGCCTACCAACATGTCTTGTTATTTAATCTGCTGCTATAGGCCAAACGCGTTTAAATTTTTTTTTGAAATGATCAGTCGTTGGCTGATACCTGGAAAAAGGCTTAATGTGCTGGCAATGTATGCTTCCGACTTTACGATTCCGGAATTTAGCGAACAAGTTTATACAATGTGCGAAATGGTGATCAGAATTGAGAATGCCGAAGAGATGGAAGCTGTTAAGCGCAACCTGCCTATTATCGAGTCGGAAGTGCGTTTAGGAGTGGTTTCCAGCTACTATGCACGCCGGATTCTTGAAGTTAAAGGGCTTTCAAACGACGAGAAAACGGCGATGATTCAAGAGTGCATCGCATGGGCAACCGCCAGATGGCCTCACAATTTTTCCTTTGATGTCTTTACGGAAATGCAGCATGTATTGGTGATGTGCCGAGACGATTTTAAGCTGCGGCGCAGTGTCAGGCATTTGAGCAGGTTAATTGGCATTCAATATTTATTCAGGAAAGATCTGAGACAGAAAATAAGAAAGCATCCAGGAAAAAGGCATCTGAATTTGAAATTTTTTCAGACAACTTTGCTCTTGAGCGATTCGGAAAAAAAGGTGCTTGGAGTTCTTCTGGCTGTCAACTTCTTACGGGATAAGGAGGTGTTTGAAGAGACTCATTTGATCAAAGCGATTCAAAATTATATTCCTGAAGCGGTCATGATAGAAAATTCTTCGTTTTTCAACCGCAGGGGGGCTGAGCCGATATGTACATTGTATTTGGAAGTGGAAAAACAAGATGGGAAGCTGTTTACGGCAAGCGAAGTGACCACATTGAGAAATAATCTCCCCAAAGAATTAGGGGAAAGAGTCGAACATCTGATTCAGCCTGTATTCATGCCGCGCAATGAAGAAGAGATTATGCGCAATATTTTGACTTTAGGAAATCAAATTAAATATTTACGAGATATTCCGCAGGTCTTTATTACCTTCGATGAACAGACACACCATCATCTGTGCTTTAACGTCATTATTGTCAGAGTTCTTAAGGAGGGCGATTCTTTAATAGAAGAGAGTTTTAAAAATTCAAGCTCCCGATTGGAATACATTCATGATCGAACAAAAACGATTGGCTTTCTTAGAAAAAAGTATCCAAAAGAAGCAACAGTTTGTCGGTTGAGGCTGCCTAAAGAAGAATTTTTGAGAAGAGATCATTCAATTGACCTTTACAAGGCGAGGGAAGCTGTCTTTGCGGAAGTCTCGAATGCCCTTGGAGAGGTTAGAGATTATAATGGAGGGATGATTTCGAAGCAAAATGAGTTGTTGGCTAGTGTAAGAAAATTGCTGCAAGGAATCGTTAATTACAACGATCTTCTTCTGGAGGATTTCTTTTATTCTCTCAATCCTGTCATTATGAGAACAGTATTGGAGCCTGAAGCGTTGAAAACTCTTTTTGTCATGCTTCTTGAGTCGATCTCCGATGGTTTCTTTAACGAAGAAAGCTACGCGATGAAGGTGCGTGCCGAGCCTCATTTCGTGTATGTAATGATTACTGCAGAGCATGTAGAATTAGAAGAGTTGATTAGTGAAGAGCTCGCTTTGCTAGATTTTTCCCCTTCGAGCTTGGCTATGACTCAGGTCAATGTTTATGACATTCTGTATCTTGGGTACATTTTCCGTTCAGACGATCCTCAAAAGCAGAGGAAATTTTGCATATCGATCCAGCATGCAATCGAAAAGCTGGAGCATCAAAGATAAAACCCGCTGAGTTTCAGCGGGCTTTGTTTTATAAAAGTTCCATCAAAAATGGGTGTAAGCGTCCACTAAGACTGTAATCGCGAAAGTCGCAAATACAGGAAGCTTTATGTATTGGAAGTTGTAAAGCTTATGCAAAATGCTTACGAATGCCAAAACAATCAGCGATGGATAGATAAGGGTTAAAATTGGTGCTAGAAAACTCATGATGCCGGCAAAATTCAATGTGGACATGAAAAATGCGGAAATAAGTGTGAGTACCAGAGCCATTCTATAACTGACTTTAGTGTTTGCGATATCCTCGTGAATGTATTCTGCGAAAACAGCAGCCAGTGCGATTGCTGTTGTCAAGCAAGCCATTGCTACAGCAAGAACTGCAATGATACCGGCGTAAGGTCCAAGCATCTTCAAAGAGAGCTGGCCTAGCATTTCATCTGTTGGAAAGGAAGCTAGGTAGCTGCTATGTCTGGCAGCGACAAAACTGATACCAATATAGACAAGCGCTAACAAAGTTGCTCCGATGCAACTTGCTTTTAAGGTCATTCCTACCAACTTTTTGAAGTCGTTTTGGCTTTCCGGATGCAATTCTCTTTTCAAGCATAAGATGACCACAGAAGAAAAGAAAAACGTTGCCAGAAGATCCATTGTGTTGTAGCCCTCCCAAACACCGTTGAAAAAAACTTCAACGTTTGAATCGCCAGAAGCTCCTGAAGGGGTGCCTGTCAACCATCCCTTAACGACAAGGACTACCAGAGAGAAGAGTAGTATTGGAGTTAAAAAATAACCGAGAATATCCAGAATGCGGCTTCTTTTATAGGTCATCAGAAAAATGACGAGGCAGGAAATCGCAGAAAAAAGAGGGAGCGAAATGTCGCCCATAAACATTTTGGCTGTTGAATGGGAAAATGCAATCACTCGAGGCATAGCGCCAAAGGGGCCGATCAGCAGCATAATGAATAAAGCAACCAGAAAGCCAGGCATTTTTCCAATTTTTTGGAAGAACTCTTTGTGGTTGCCATCATACAGCGCCATAGCCACCAATCCAAGGAAAGGGACTCCGACTGCGGTGATTAATAGGCCGATGATCGCATAGATGTTTTGATTTTGTGCATATTGCCCCATCGCTAAAGGAAAGACAATGTTCCCTGCTCCGAAGAACATCGAAAACATAGCCAATCCAGTGGATAGGGTGTTGGACTTTATTTTTGTAGACATGATCCTTCTCTCTTTAAAATTTTAATAAGGGTCTGGAAATTTGAGTATGGGTGGAAGATTGAATAATGTGCGCCTAGCGCACTAGAATGAAAATGGGGAGAAGTAAAAATTTGTTCATGAGGAAATTCTAGCATGACTCCTTTTATTGGGTCAAGTAGAAAAGATATTTTTTTGAAGAACCTATTTCGACCTAAAGGTCCGCTTGACTTTTGATCTTAAATCGGTAAAAATGAACCCTTATTTTTTTTCAGGGAAATTCAATGGTAGATGCTCAGATAAAAATTTCTCCTTCCATTCTAGCTGGTGATTTCGGCAATCTTGCTGAAGAGGCAAAGCGGATAGAAGATGCGGGCGCTGATATGCTGCATGTCGATATTATGGATGGGAATTTTGTCGATAATTTAACCTTGGGTCCAAAGGCTCTAGCTGCGATTAACCGATCGACAGATCTTTTTCTCGATGTGCATATCATGGTGTACCACCCTTTTGATTATGTGGAAAAAATGGTGGAGGCTGGTGCGGATATGCTGACATTCCATTTCGAAGCTACAGAAGATGTAGAAGATACGCTTAATTTCATCCGTCGCTGCAATATCAAGGCAGGTTTGGCATTTTGTCCGGAA
This genomic window from Waddlia chondrophila WSU 86-1044 contains:
- the brnQ gene encoding branched-chain amino acid transport system II carrier protein; the protein is MSTKIKSNTLSTGLAMFSMFFGAGNIVFPLAMGQYAQNQNIYAIIGLLITAVGVPFLGLVAMALYDGNHKEFFQKIGKMPGFLVALFIMLLIGPFGAMPRVIAFSHSTAKMFMGDISLPLFSAISCLVIFLMTYKRSRILDILGYFLTPILLFSLVVLVVKGWLTGTPSGASGDSNVEVFFNGVWEGYNTMDLLATFFFSSVVILCLKRELHPESQNDFKKLVGMTLKASCIGATLLALVYIGISFVAARHSSYLASFPTDEMLGQLSLKMLGPYAGIIAVLAVAMACLTTAIALAAVFAEYIHEDIANTKVSYRMALVLTLISAFFMSTLNFAGIMSFLAPILTLIYPSLIVLAFVSILHKLYNFQYIKLPVFATFAITVLVDAYTHF
- the rpe gene encoding ribulose-phosphate 3-epimerase; this translates as MVDAQIKISPSILAGDFGNLAEEAKRIEDAGADMLHVDIMDGNFVDNLTLGPKALAAINRSTDLFLDVHIMVYHPFDYVEKMVEAGADMLTFHFEATEDVEDTLNFIRRCNIKAGLAFCPETSKEMVIKYLDKCDMILLMTVNPGFGGQAFMPEVLDKVRFVREACDRLNIRQGGVVPKEGTLPPFDIEVDGGINDQTAGQCIEAGANVLVSGSYLYEFPTLQEGIQTLRNALK